From a single Ascaphus truei isolate aAscTru1 chromosome 2, aAscTru1.hap1, whole genome shotgun sequence genomic region:
- the ARC gene encoding activity-regulated cytoskeleton-associated protein, giving the protein MATSMAVGGMLAPSLPVPEQTVALQIGTCSPAVMLDRVRKTQVYILSGVSRQVENELKVFKRSVQRLNYNMDDQSPVVGIQRWKRSIKACLIRCQGTLVNLERWVKREMNSWRGVFARFEKMASKADQTLCRTCQMEEQHRRSFHGEEASAKEKEAEASQMPIDPYQVSTTESCHPHQWVVISVDLLSTPEFDAGMSQDPRDFLVNLEKYFKRSGWNEKVWLSQVDNHLIGAAKKWWEYRQETVENWHDFKVAFLQYCERLVVREAIKRDLDLPQRRWEPLEQFVWKKRALYHRLYVDANEEEMIHYIISTLHPEIRRFLKSPLPKTMEQLVQRGKEIQFDFEQSERQTLKASYSDDQVSTKLKVTVTKDPYDSNGTGTEKI; this is encoded by the coding sequence ATGGCAACCAGCATGGCTGTTGGCGGTATGTTAGCACCCTCCCTACCAGTTCCTGAACAAACAGTGGCTCTTCAAATAGGAACATGCAGTCCAGCCGTAATGTTGGATCGGGTTAGAAAGACCCAAGTATATATTCTATCAGGAGTTTCTAGACAGGTGGAGAATGAGCTGAAGGTCTTTAAAAGGTCAGTGCAGAGGTTAAATTATAACATGGATGATCAATCGCCAGTGGTAGGAATACAAAGGTGGAAGCGATCCATAAAAGCTTGTCTAATTAGGTGCCAAGGTACCCTGGTTAATTTAGAAAGGTGGGTTAAGAGGGAGATGAATTCATGGAGGGGAGTTTTTGCTCGCTTTGAAAAAATGGCTAGCAAAGCAGATCAGACTTTATGCAGGACCTGCCAGATGGAAGAACAGCATAGAAGATCTTTCCATGGTGAGGAGGCAAGTGCTAAAGAAAAAGAGGCAGAAGCATCCCAGATGCCAATAGATCCTTATCAAGTTAGCACTACAGAGTCCTGCCACCCTCACCAGTGGGTTGTCATCTCAGTAGATCTTCTATCTACCCCAGAGTTTGATGCAGGCATGTCACAGGATCCCAGGGATTTCCTGGTAAACcttgaaaaatattttaaacGGAGTGGCTGGAATGAAAAAGTTTGGCTTTCACAGGTAGACAACCACCTGATAGGTGCAGCCAAGAAATGGTGGGAGTATAGACAGGAGACAGTAGAAAACTGGCATGATTTCAAAGTGGCATTCCTACAGTACTGTGAAAGGTTGGTAGTTAGAGAGGCCATCAAAAGGGATTTAGATCTTCCCCAAAGACGCTGGGAGCCCCTAGAACAGTTTGTGTGGAAGAAAAGAGCATTGTACCACAGACTTTATGTAGATGCCAATGAGGAAGAGATGATTCATTATATCATCAGCACACTGCACCCAGAAATCAGACGTTTCTTAAAGTCTCCACTGCCAAAGACAATGGAACAGTTAGTTCAGAGGGGGAAAGAAATCCAGTTTGATTTTGAGCAATCAGAAAGGCAAACCCTAAAGGCATCTTACTCAGATGACCAAGTAAGCACCAAATTGAAAGTGACAGTCACAAAAGATCCCTATGATAGTAATGGGACTGGCACAGAGAAAATCTGA